The following proteins are co-located in the bacterium genome:
- a CDS encoding ABC transporter ATP-binding protein — protein sequence MIELKNITKLYPMGKESFSALKNLSLRIEKGEFIAIMGPSGSGKSTLMNIIGCLDKVTSGRYLLEEEDISQKDDYGLAKIRNAKIGFVFQSFNLLKKTTSLENVLLPLCYSNVPRYMRKKQAEEMLQKVGLTTKVKNLPSELSGGEQQRVAIARALINNPTIICADEPTGNLDTTTSKEIMEIFVQLNKNGATIILITHELDIAGYAKRIIHLRDGQIVEEKLCDLCD from the coding sequence CTGATTGAATTAAAAAATATTACCAAACTCTATCCAATGGGAAAGGAGAGTTTTTCTGCCTTAAAAAATCTATCGCTTAGGATTGAAAAAGGTGAATTTATTGCCATAATGGGTCCTTCTGGTTCAGGAAAATCTACCTTGATGAATATTATTGGTTGTCTGGATAAGGTTACCTCAGGTAGATATTTATTGGAAGAAGAAGATATTAGCCAAAAGGACGATTATGGATTAGCCAAAATCAGAAATGCAAAAATTGGGTTTGTCTTCCAGTCATTTAATCTTCTAAAGAAAACTACTTCACTTGAAAATGTTTTGTTACCTCTTTGTTACTCAAATGTTCCGCGATATATGAGAAAAAAACAGGCAGAAGAGATGCTTCAAAAAGTTGGTCTGACGACAAAAGTAAAGAATCTACCATCTGAACTCTCTGGTGGTGAACAACAACGGGTAGCCATCGCTCGAGCGTTAATAAATAATCCGACAATTATCTGTGCCGATGAACCGACAGGTAATCTCGATACCACCACCAGTAAAGAAATAATGGAGATATTCGTCCAACTCAATAAAAATGGAGCAACTATTATCCTCATCACCCATGAATTAGATATTGCTGGTTACGCCAAACGAATTATTCATTTGCGGGACGGACAGATTGTAGAAGAAAAACTTTGCGACCTGTGCGATTAG